From the Chloroflexus aurantiacus J-10-fl genome, one window contains:
- a CDS encoding cyclic nucleotide-binding/CBS domain-containing protein → MDRTVGEVMHVGVLTCRRETPIQDVARQMSEQDVSALVVVDDEGYMVGLVSRTDLVNARLYEQYWKHWRGLTAGHIMITDVVSVTPQDTLQHASRLMMERRIHRVIVVEPGEKGLRPIGVLSVTDVVRDIANE, encoded by the coding sequence ATGGATCGAACAGTTGGCGAGGTGATGCATGTTGGTGTGTTGACCTGCCGCCGTGAGACGCCAATTCAGGATGTGGCCCGTCAAATGTCGGAACAAGATGTAAGTGCTCTGGTGGTCGTTGACGATGAGGGGTACATGGTTGGATTGGTTTCGCGTACCGATCTGGTCAATGCGCGCCTGTACGAGCAATACTGGAAGCACTGGCGCGGCCTGACGGCAGGGCACATTATGATCACCGATGTTGTGTCGGTCACGCCACAGGATACACTCCAGCATGCCAGCCGCCTGATGATGGAACGCCGTATCCACCGGGTGATCGTGGTCGAGCCGGGGGAAAAGGGATTGCGTCCGATTGGGGTGCTGTCGGTGACCGATGTCGTGCGCGATATTGCCAATGAGTAG
- a CDS encoding sigma-70 family RNA polymerase sigma factor, translated as MANEEQRLISAAQAGDLDSFNQIVRLYETRVYNLCYRMLGDTDAAADATQDTFISAFRHLANFRGGALKSWLLRIATNTCYDVLRTRKRRPSVSLDKEPDDEGNRLDLPDPGASLDELMLQQELSAAIQRGLAELPEDQRIVIILSDIQGLAYEEIAHITGVQLGTVKSRLSRARAKLRDILRAGELLPLKFRLDDETTT; from the coding sequence ATGGCTAATGAAGAGCAACGACTGATCAGTGCAGCACAAGCGGGCGATCTCGATTCGTTTAACCAGATTGTACGGCTATACGAAACGCGGGTCTACAACCTTTGTTATCGTATGTTGGGCGATACCGATGCCGCAGCCGATGCCACCCAGGACACGTTTATCTCTGCTTTCCGTCATTTGGCGAACTTTCGCGGCGGTGCATTGAAATCCTGGCTCCTCCGCATTGCTACCAACACCTGCTACGATGTACTACGTACCCGGAAACGGCGACCATCGGTGTCGCTTGACAAAGAGCCAGATGATGAGGGTAATCGGCTTGATCTCCCTGATCCGGGCGCCAGTCTCGATGAGCTTATGTTGCAGCAAGAGTTGAGTGCAGCGATCCAGCGTGGTTTGGCCGAACTACCTGAAGATCAGCGCATCGTGATCATCCTCAGCGATATTCAAGGGTTAGCCTATGAGGAGATTGCCCACATTACCGGTGTGCAGTTAGGAACTGTGAAATCGCGATTAAGTCGGGCACGGGCTAAATTGCGCGATATTCTCCGCGCCGGGGAACTCTTACCGTTAAAATTTCGTCTTGATGATGAAACAACCACGTAA
- a CDS encoding FHA domain-containing protein — translation MRRCHPIIVALALISMWGTLVAATTTPPAPASPPLPLILGVERISPTAWAVLLHCPYPPYDLYVWTGNSTIQRPKALIRLAEARWQAQFAGALPEMATLYGCGQQAAFVVAYPTIVSPSEWIVGIGLAGAGACGMWLMWRRRPKPARPSAPAPMPAWSVYLHDDQGERTISLPPGLFSIGSDPACHLIVLSADIALRHAHLMVSETTVHIVDLASPSGVFSGPVRQRLRPHTPVPVDNNDIWLGTSVRLRLSRAQVSQPLFDHPLSAHTQKDRRSHP, via the coding sequence ATGCGTCGCTGCCATCCAATCATCGTGGCACTAGCACTTATCTCTATGTGGGGAACACTCGTTGCAGCTACAACGACCCCTCCCGCTCCCGCTTCGCCACCACTACCCCTTATTCTCGGCGTCGAACGTATCTCACCAACGGCGTGGGCGGTGCTGTTGCACTGCCCCTATCCTCCTTACGATCTGTATGTGTGGACCGGTAACTCGACAATTCAACGTCCAAAAGCACTCATTCGATTGGCAGAGGCGCGCTGGCAGGCCCAATTCGCCGGTGCGTTGCCAGAGATGGCAACACTGTATGGTTGTGGGCAACAAGCAGCATTCGTCGTTGCCTATCCGACGATAGTGTCGCCATCAGAATGGATCGTAGGGATCGGTCTGGCAGGGGCAGGTGCGTGTGGGATGTGGTTGATGTGGCGAAGACGACCAAAACCGGCCCGACCGTCGGCTCCGGCGCCGATGCCAGCATGGAGTGTGTATCTCCACGATGATCAGGGTGAGCGAACGATATCGCTGCCCCCCGGTCTCTTCTCTATCGGCAGTGATCCAGCCTGCCATCTGATCGTTCTTAGCGCAGACATTGCACTACGTCATGCGCACCTGATGGTGAGTGAAACCACTGTCCATATTGTCGATCTGGCCAGCCCTTCAGGTGTTTTTAGCGGGCCGGTACGGCAGCGGCTACGACCACATACCCCCGTACCTGTGGACAACAATGACATCTGGCTTGGCACCTCGGTACGTTTGCGCTTGTCTCGTGCACAAGTATCTCAGCCGCTATTCGACCACCCCTTGTCGGCTCACACCCAGAAAGACCGGCGGTCGCACCCGTAA
- a CDS encoding fumarylacetoacetate hydrolase family protein, giving the protein MQPEKGMIVRLVSFIPPAGGDVRSGVLLGDTIIDLATAAPLVSEDIVDAPWDMLTLLSGSHPDVTLATAADIVQAVVSLMGSEEPMNEPSTSFSWHDGLVIGEDALVVPVSQVRLVSPLPRVVSLREFDAFVDDQAAALRQAAGYWIGDRRHPAFRFAAHTAIYGPDESVELPASAPLDCGMALGCVIGQTGRDISPAEADAYIAGYLLANAWTIRDPLLAALRPRDVATSLGPWLVTADELEYYRDDDGRLLLTLRLLINGQEVSRYHTGRMRFSFAELIAFASQDTWLQPGEIILSGVAAGGCLLDIQGDSGPWLRDGDEVIIECPELGQLRSPVGWFAGSDY; this is encoded by the coding sequence ATGCAACCAGAGAAGGGGATGATTGTGCGTCTTGTGAGTTTTATTCCTCCTGCCGGAGGCGATGTTCGTAGTGGCGTATTACTGGGTGATACGATCATTGATCTGGCTACGGCTGCACCTTTGGTTAGTGAGGATATTGTTGATGCGCCCTGGGATATGCTCACGTTGCTCAGCGGTAGCCATCCTGATGTTACCCTGGCTACAGCCGCCGATATTGTGCAGGCGGTGGTGAGTTTGATGGGTAGCGAGGAACCGATGAACGAACCCTCAACCAGCTTTTCCTGGCATGATGGTCTCGTCATTGGTGAGGATGCATTAGTTGTACCGGTGTCGCAGGTACGTCTGGTGTCACCGTTACCGCGAGTGGTGTCACTGCGTGAATTTGATGCCTTTGTCGATGATCAAGCAGCGGCTCTGCGCCAGGCAGCAGGCTACTGGATCGGTGATCGCCGGCACCCCGCCTTCCGTTTTGCCGCTCATACCGCGATTTACGGCCCTGATGAGTCAGTCGAATTACCGGCCTCTGCCCCCCTCGATTGTGGGATGGCCCTGGGATGTGTGATTGGGCAGACCGGGCGCGATATTTCACCCGCCGAAGCCGATGCGTATATCGCCGGCTATCTGCTGGCAAATGCCTGGACAATCCGCGACCCTCTCCTGGCAGCTCTGCGCCCGCGTGATGTTGCCACATCGCTCGGCCCCTGGCTGGTCACTGCTGATGAGCTGGAGTATTACCGTGACGACGATGGCCGTTTGCTCTTGACGTTGCGTCTGCTGATCAATGGCCAGGAAGTGAGTCGCTATCATACCGGACGGATGCGGTTTTCGTTTGCCGAACTGATTGCCTTTGCCAGCCAGGATACGTGGTTGCAACCAGGCGAGATTATCCTCAGTGGCGTGGCTGCCGGAGGATGCCTGCTCGACATTCAGGGTGATAGTGGGCCATGGCTTCGTGATGGTGATGAGGTGATCATCGAATGTCCGGAACTGGGCCAGCTTCGTTCGCCGGTTGGATGGTTCGCCGGTAGTGATTATTGA
- a CDS encoding class I SAM-dependent methyltransferase: MAAVELQHWWYGGMRAINAALLERFLPPHRNLQILDAGCGTGGDALFLRRYGMVVGLDLAAEALALARQRLPGCLVRGSVVQLPFADQSFDLVTSFDVLYHRAVIDEQHALREMWRVLRSNGRILIRLPAYEWLRSSHDRQVHTRHRYTAGEVRRLLETNGFVIEHLTYALTILFPLSAAVRLLERVLPAQQQHTDSAMVMPSKPLNTLLRLPMMVEAAYLARGGRFPFGLSIVSLARKAV; this comes from the coding sequence ATGGCAGCCGTTGAGCTGCAACACTGGTGGTATGGTGGTATGCGAGCCATCAATGCCGCCTTGCTCGAACGATTCTTGCCTCCTCACCGCAATCTTCAGATTCTCGATGCCGGTTGTGGCACCGGTGGGGATGCCCTTTTTCTGCGTCGCTATGGCATGGTGGTTGGGCTTGATCTGGCCGCTGAAGCGTTAGCTCTCGCTCGTCAGCGGCTGCCTGGTTGTCTGGTTCGTGGTTCGGTCGTACAGTTGCCGTTTGCCGACCAGAGCTTTGATCTGGTCACGTCGTTCGATGTGCTGTATCATCGTGCCGTGATCGATGAGCAACACGCGCTGCGCGAGATGTGGCGTGTGTTACGCTCAAATGGTCGTATTCTCATCCGGTTGCCGGCATACGAATGGTTGCGCTCTTCGCATGACCGGCAGGTACACACTCGTCATCGTTACACTGCCGGTGAGGTACGGCGTCTGCTGGAAACAAATGGATTTGTGATTGAGCACCTGACCTATGCCCTGACCATCCTCTTTCCCCTGTCGGCAGCGGTACGCCTGCTCGAACGTGTCCTGCCTGCCCAACAGCAACACACCGATTCAGCGATGGTCATGCCATCAAAGCCGCTCAATACACTGCTCCGCCTGCCGATGATGGTCGAGGCGGCATACCTTGCACGCGGTGGTCGGTTTCCTTTTGGTCTCTCAATCGTGTCTCTTGCTCGCAAAGCTGTCTGA
- a CDS encoding anti-sigma factor family protein — protein MTTLSPSPSELPEHDRELLSAYIDNELTPAERSALEQRLRAEPSLRRELAELRAVRDLLREQPWVTPPRTFTLTPEMAGVRRRRFSLSGWWQPLSGLAALVLVILISWQMLGLNNNSASTPQAMMSGDTTAPTAPAFAAALPESPVAENAPAIAASPNEVEQAEPTSEAALSAMAEPTLPAGAAARESQAVEPDGSAGAQSQPAQSPPLAPPSWPVVIALAILLLIVAGIWFVRRRAE, from the coding sequence ATGACAACCCTGTCGCCTTCACCATCTGAATTACCTGAGCATGATCGTGAATTGCTCTCGGCATATATAGATAACGAACTAACGCCTGCCGAGCGATCTGCGCTCGAACAGCGGTTGCGCGCCGAGCCATCGTTACGCCGTGAACTGGCCGAACTGCGTGCGGTTCGCGACCTCCTCCGTGAACAGCCATGGGTAACGCCACCACGCACGTTTACGCTGACTCCTGAGATGGCTGGCGTGCGTCGGCGCCGGTTTTCCTTGTCTGGCTGGTGGCAGCCGCTCAGCGGCCTGGCTGCGCTGGTGTTGGTCATTCTCATAAGCTGGCAGATGCTGGGGCTGAATAACAATTCAGCCAGCACTCCGCAAGCCATGATGAGTGGTGACACTACAGCACCCACCGCCCCCGCCTTTGCCGCTGCGCTACCTGAGTCGCCCGTTGCTGAAAACGCTCCTGCCATCGCCGCCAGTCCAAATGAGGTTGAGCAAGCAGAACCGACGTCTGAAGCGGCATTGAGTGCGATGGCTGAGCCAACGTTACCGGCAGGCGCTGCTGCCCGCGAGTCGCAGGCTGTTGAACCAGACGGTTCAGCAGGTGCGCAGTCGCAACCTGCCCAAAGCCCTCCACTTGCTCCGCCGTCCTGGCCGGTAGTGATTGCCCTGGCTATCTTGCTCCTGATTGTGGCCGGTATCTGGTTTGTCCGCCGACGGGCTGAATAG
- a CDS encoding phosphatidylserine decarboxylase, which translates to MSEPTTNQRQPALPGLDVEATTVVGIGLGLTGLALGLRPRLAPATLALTALAAALFRNPRRIPPDEPRTIFAVADGHVQGVREVYEHRFVHSDCLRLTTIIGPLDVPICRAPLAGRVAYLEQLTGDHRPLRDPQAAERNQRLYIGLETTWGPMLIAIVAAPLGRWLRCETSLGATLNPGTRIASVRFGGQVDLYVQRDVLDPLVAPGNRILAGRSRLGAVVA; encoded by the coding sequence ATGTCAGAGCCGACAACTAATCAGCGTCAACCTGCACTACCTGGTCTTGATGTCGAGGCAACGACTGTTGTCGGGATCGGCCTGGGCCTCACCGGTCTTGCGCTTGGTCTGCGACCGCGACTGGCACCGGCCACGCTGGCTCTGACGGCGCTGGCAGCGGCACTCTTCCGCAATCCGCGGCGTATTCCACCCGATGAACCACGTACCATTTTTGCCGTGGCCGATGGGCACGTGCAAGGGGTACGTGAAGTCTACGAGCACCGCTTCGTCCACAGTGACTGTCTGCGGCTGACGACGATTATCGGTCCGCTCGATGTACCAATCTGTCGTGCTCCCCTCGCCGGTCGTGTTGCCTATCTTGAACAACTGACCGGCGATCATCGTCCGTTACGTGATCCCCAGGCGGCTGAGCGCAACCAACGGCTGTATATCGGCCTGGAGACAACCTGGGGGCCGATGCTGATCGCTATCGTTGCCGCACCGCTGGGGCGCTGGTTGCGCTGCGAAACGTCTCTGGGTGCAACACTGAACCCCGGTACCCGGATCGCCAGTGTGCGGTTTGGTGGCCAGGTTGATCTCTATGTGCAACGTGATGTCCTCGATCCGCTTGTGGCACCCGGTAATCGAATACTGGCCGGGCGGAGCCGATTAGGAGCAGTGGTCGCCTGA
- a CDS encoding vanadium-dependent haloperoxidase: protein MRIVQLLVLLVLLTACTLSPGATTPASKPPSVSQAISTGKLASPLEPRLWLVTDPAAVLASVPDNPVPEDIPTAPPSGFVNKFVVSWVKIAIGYIARDGLPPTRAARGLMLISVALNDALIISNEAAQEGAINETAVLAGAAWPVLRYLHPQHSAEIDQDVHDARWYGLWQRDPMSPVELEHSFQIGRAVGEQIVAWAQQDGSDAAVEIALPAAGGWATAQLPLDAHWGSVKTVALPDGSAVTLPAPPAWDSSAMEQERTTFRAAQQVLTEEHRSLAWQWHADVGTPTVPGIWFETAITTAVVQNLDELQTASLLAHLGVAMHDTAVACWYNKYLYGFARPEQWMNIVEPGWQPVLPTPPHPSYPSGHAAFSSAAANLLMVAFPQHKELFIKEVADATRSRIIGGIHWVMDGKQGMALGSEVARYVLSR, encoded by the coding sequence ATGCGAATCGTCCAGCTACTTGTTCTGCTCGTTCTACTGACTGCCTGTACGCTATCGCCGGGGGCAACCACACCTGCAAGTAAACCACCATCGGTTTCGCAGGCTATTTCTACTGGGAAGCTGGCAAGTCCGCTTGAACCACGCCTCTGGTTGGTCACCGATCCGGCTGCGGTGCTGGCGAGTGTTCCTGACAATCCCGTCCCTGAAGACATTCCAACTGCGCCACCGTCTGGCTTTGTCAACAAGTTTGTTGTCAGTTGGGTAAAAATTGCTATTGGCTACATCGCCCGTGATGGGTTACCGCCAACGCGGGCAGCACGCGGACTGATGCTAATCTCGGTGGCATTGAATGATGCGCTCATTATTAGCAATGAAGCTGCTCAGGAAGGCGCCATCAACGAGACTGCCGTACTGGCCGGTGCAGCCTGGCCGGTGCTGCGCTACCTGCACCCGCAACACAGTGCCGAGATTGATCAAGATGTTCACGATGCGCGCTGGTACGGGTTATGGCAGCGTGATCCGATGTCGCCGGTGGAGCTTGAACATAGTTTTCAGATCGGGCGAGCGGTCGGGGAACAGATCGTGGCGTGGGCACAACAAGATGGGAGCGATGCAGCGGTCGAGATTGCTTTGCCGGCAGCAGGTGGATGGGCGACCGCTCAATTGCCGCTGGACGCTCACTGGGGATCGGTCAAAACGGTTGCCCTACCGGATGGCAGTGCTGTAACGCTACCTGCCCCTCCGGCCTGGGACAGCAGCGCCATGGAACAGGAGCGTACAACCTTTCGAGCTGCGCAGCAAGTGCTGACCGAGGAGCATCGTTCGCTGGCGTGGCAATGGCATGCCGATGTGGGTACGCCAACCGTACCCGGCATCTGGTTTGAGACAGCGATTACAACGGCTGTGGTTCAGAATCTCGATGAATTACAGACTGCTTCACTCCTGGCACACCTCGGTGTCGCTATGCACGATACAGCGGTCGCCTGCTGGTACAACAAGTATCTTTATGGGTTTGCCCGCCCTGAGCAGTGGATGAACATTGTCGAACCGGGCTGGCAGCCAGTGTTGCCCACCCCACCGCACCCTTCATACCCCTCCGGTCATGCGGCGTTCAGCTCGGCTGCTGCCAATCTGTTGATGGTTGCTTTTCCTCAACACAAAGAGCTGTTCATCAAAGAAGTAGCAGATGCAACCCGTTCACGCATCATTGGGGGGATACATTGGGTCATGGATGGGAAGCAGGGAATGGCGTTAGGGAGTGAAGTTGCCCGTTATGTACTGAGCCGCTAA
- a CDS encoding class I SAM-dependent methyltransferase: MMFDLLLNRLSTTPELWNRLRWLVEAGFTGEHLAIARELRPWHGDHRRFLDLGCGTGEFAADFPAHRYIGVDPSLTYLRFAVRRRPGSYVAAGGEALPFADQTFDAGLILGVLHHLPDTTARLVMHEVYRVMRPGATILVMEDTPPPPGQNPLGHLMHALDRGGYIRHDADYQAMFGDGFDVVRHYPLRSGICDYAVYVLRRRP; encoded by the coding sequence ATGATGTTCGATCTTCTCCTCAACCGATTAAGCACTACGCCAGAACTCTGGAATCGCTTACGCTGGCTGGTTGAAGCTGGTTTCACCGGTGAACATCTGGCCATCGCTCGCGAATTACGTCCGTGGCACGGCGATCACCGCCGTTTTCTCGATTTGGGATGCGGTACCGGTGAGTTTGCCGCTGATTTTCCAGCCCATCGTTATATTGGCGTTGATCCGTCACTCACCTATTTGCGGTTTGCTGTTCGCCGCCGACCGGGTTCCTATGTTGCTGCCGGTGGTGAAGCCTTACCGTTTGCCGATCAGACGTTCGATGCCGGTTTGATCCTCGGTGTCCTCCACCACCTTCCCGATACAACGGCCCGGCTGGTGATGCACGAGGTGTATCGGGTGATGCGACCAGGAGCCACTATCCTGGTGATGGAGGACACGCCACCACCACCCGGTCAGAACCCGCTTGGTCACTTGATGCATGCGCTGGATCGAGGTGGGTATATTCGCCACGATGCCGATTATCAGGCAATGTTCGGCGATGGCTTCGATGTGGTACGTCATTACCCGCTTCGTTCAGGGATTTGTGATTACGCTGTCTACGTGTTACGTCGACGACCATGA
- a CDS encoding EamA family transporter, whose product MLLVLSLLITASALTVTGEVLLKIGINHVTSQVGAFSLDPRVLWATFTDWRVILGFALVFGGAIFWLGVISRVDLSFAYPLLALNYVIILIPSRILLNEAVSPVRLIGALIIVIGVIVITWSSGKS is encoded by the coding sequence ATGCTACTGGTGCTCTCACTCTTGATCACCGCCAGTGCGCTGACCGTTACTGGCGAGGTGCTGCTGAAGATCGGTATCAATCACGTGACCTCTCAGGTCGGTGCTTTTTCGCTTGATCCGCGGGTGCTCTGGGCCACCTTTACCGATTGGCGGGTTATTCTGGGGTTTGCCCTCGTCTTCGGTGGGGCTATCTTCTGGCTCGGTGTCATCTCGCGCGTCGATCTCTCGTTTGCCTACCCTTTGCTGGCGCTCAATTATGTGATCATTTTGATCCCTTCACGCATCCTCCTCAACGAAGCCGTATCGCCGGTTCGGCTGATTGGTGCACTCATTATCGTTATCGGTGTCATTGTCATTACCTGGAGTAGTGGTAAGTCGTGA
- a CDS encoding RibD family protein: MIAPFTLLFEEEPNPGPGLPEAMRAVYNGDWRLPPLPAHRPLVWTNFVVSHDGRIAFNQPGWNGGNAISRGSRHDHWLMELVRARADAILVGNATLRAARRHRWAPGEVFAWPEFAALRAAEGRPALPALVILSASGELPAAVALELPRTLFLLTTAEGAERARQRYPHLICLTGADGQLDLIAALAQLRHDYGIRTLLSEGGGRTYGTLLANHLIDEVFLTISPIIVGNPSPPLAPRPGLVEGVGFAPQSPPYLRLISLRRVDDMLFQRANIVIPPDAKPV; the protein is encoded by the coding sequence ATGATCGCACCGTTTACCCTCTTATTTGAAGAAGAGCCAAACCCCGGTCCAGGGTTGCCGGAAGCAATGCGGGCTGTGTACAACGGGGATTGGCGCCTTCCTCCGCTACCTGCTCATCGTCCGCTCGTCTGGACTAATTTCGTTGTTTCACACGATGGACGAATTGCCTTCAATCAGCCGGGTTGGAACGGCGGTAACGCGATTAGCCGCGGGAGTCGTCACGACCACTGGCTGATGGAACTGGTGCGCGCTCGCGCCGACGCGATTCTGGTCGGCAATGCCACCCTGCGCGCAGCCCGTCGCCATCGCTGGGCACCGGGAGAGGTGTTTGCCTGGCCGGAGTTTGCTGCCTTGCGCGCAGCCGAAGGGCGGCCTGCGTTACCGGCGCTGGTCATCCTCTCGGCCAGCGGCGAGTTGCCGGCAGCCGTTGCCCTTGAACTGCCACGAACACTCTTCCTGCTGACAACCGCTGAAGGTGCCGAACGTGCCCGGCAGCGCTATCCCCATCTGATTTGTCTGACCGGTGCTGATGGGCAACTTGACCTGATTGCAGCCCTGGCACAGTTGCGTCACGATTACGGGATTCGCACGTTGCTCAGCGAAGGTGGTGGTCGCACGTATGGAACACTGCTGGCAAATCATCTGATCGACGAAGTCTTCCTGACCATCAGCCCAATTATTGTTGGCAATCCATCGCCGCCACTTGCCCCTCGGCCTGGTCTGGTCGAGGGAGTGGGGTTTGCCCCGCAATCGCCACCTTACTTACGCCTGATCAGTTTACGTCGAGTTGACGATATGCTCTTTCAACGGGCAAATATCGTTATCCCTCCTGACGCAAAACCGGTATAA